The Salvelinus sp. IW2-2015 linkage group LG31, ASM291031v2, whole genome shotgun sequence genome window below encodes:
- the rnf139 gene encoding E3 ubiquitin-protein ligase RNF139 isoform X1: MASANVRIGQQALTVLDVAFRVPCIFIIDAIFNSYYDPGSGWAGTAGKILIRVMGIMVSSVVLVLSQKALFKFYTLFFAVLLGVVAILINYYAISHIDFYSAYYKAALGFRLLPRNGPTLWLGMAVVQLLFGMGYVVLLNIQSVFAALVVLDIMIPLWGLIIELPVDVRQLLAVASGLALALNTAVCLALKLKWFYYSCRYVYLLVRHMYRIYGLQLLVEDTWKRIRFPDVLRVFWLTRMTAQAIILVYVVKVVRHESGEHSYLTWDVFWDLFSNLIISGCDSTLTVLGMSAVISSIAHYLGLSILAFIGSTEEEDKRLGFVAPVLFFILALQTGLSGLDPEERLVRLSRNMCLLLTAILHFIHGMTDPVLMSLSASHVSSFRRHFPVLLVSLCLFVLPIVLSYTLWHRYALNTWLFAVTAFCVELCLKVVVSLTVYALFMVDGYYNVLWEKLDDYVYCVRSTGSVIEFVFGVIMFGNGAYTMMFEAGSKIRACMMCLHAYFNIYLQAKNGWKTFINRRTAVKKINSLPEVKGGRLRDIEDVCAICYQEFATSARITPCQHYFHALCLRKWLYIQDTCPMCHQKVYIEEEARDRVPFNNNGYVAPDGDLGQFAEPDGAEAAAAAGGPEHENELLEDNDSIEYDEDEWGTENGETPIEEDYINDDTDSNGD, translated from the exons ATGGCCTCAGCTAATGTCCGAATTGGCCAACAAGCCTTGACCGTGCTGGATGTGGCATTTCGAGTCCCTTGCATCTTTATTATCGACGCCATTTTTAACTCTTACTATGATCCTGGGTCAGGATGGGCCGGAACAGCGGGCAAGATTTTAATCCGAGTAATGG GTATCATGGTCTCCAGTGTGGTCCTGGTGTTGTCACAGAAGGCCCTATTCAAGTTCTACACGCTATTCTTCGCTGTGCTCCTGGGAGTGGTGGCCATTCTTATCAACTACTATGCCATATCTCACATAGACTTCTACAGCGCCTACTACAAAGCAGCGCTGGGCTTTAGACTCCTACCACGAAACGGGCCCACCCTATGGTTGGGCATGGCTGTGGTGCAACTCCTTTTTGGCATGGGCTATGTGGTGCTGCTAAACATTCAGTCTGTGTTTGCTGCTCTTGTGGTCCTGGATATCATGATTCCGCTCTGGGGGCTCATCATCGAGCTTCCCGTGGACGTACGGCAACTGCTAGCGGTGGCCTCTGGCCTGGCTCTGGCTCTGAACACGGCTGTGTGCCTGGCCCTTAAGCTCAAGTGGTTCTACTACTCCTGCCGCTACGTCTACCTGCTGGTGCGCCACATGTACCGCATCTACGGGCTGCAGCTTCTGGTGGAGGACACCTGGAAGAGGATCCGCTTCCCGGACGTGCTGCGTGTCTTCTGGCTCACACGCATGACAGCGCAGGCCATCATCCTGGTCTACGTAGTCAAGGTGGTGCGGCACGAGAGCGGCGAACACAGCTACCTGACGTGGGACGTATTCTGGGACCTGTTCAGCAACCTCATCATCAGCGGCTGCGACTCTACACTGACCGTGTTGGGCATGAGTGCCGTCATCTCCTCCATCGCCCACTACCTGGGCCTCAGCATCCTGGCATTCATCGGCTCCACCGAGGAAGAGGACAAGCGGCTGGGCTTTGTGGCACCCGTTCTTTTCTTCATCCTGGCCCTGCAAACGGGCCTGAGTGGTCTGGACCCTGAGGAACGGCTGGTGCGGCTCAGCCGCAATATGTGCCTTCTGCTGACTGCCATCCTCCACTTCATCCATGGCATGACTGACCCCGTGCTCATGTCGCTGAGTGCCTCGCACGTCTCCTCCTTCCGCCGCCACTTCCCAGTCCTGCTGGTGTCGCTCTGCCTCTTTGTGCTGCCCATTGTGCTCAGCTACACTCTGTGGCACCGCTACGCCCTCAACACCTGGCTGTTCGCCGTCACGGCCTTCTGCGTGGAGCTCTGCCTCAAGGTGGTGGTGTCGCTGACGGTCTACGCCCTCTTTATGGTGGATGGCTACTACAACGTGCTGTGGGAGAAGCTGGACGACTACGTCTACTGCGTGCGCTCCACGGGCAGCGTCATCGAGTTTGTCTTTGGCGTCATCATGTTTGGCAACGGCGCCTACACCATGATGTTCGAGGCGGGCAGCAAGATCCGCGCCTGCATGATGTGCCTCCACGCCTACTTCAACATCTACCTGCAGGCCAAGAACGGCTGGAAGACCTTCATCAACCGCCGTACGGCTGTCAAGAAGATCAACTCCCTGCCGGAGGTGAAGGGTGGACGGCTGCGCGACATTGAGGACGTCTGCGCCATATGCTACCAGGAGTTTGCCACGTCGGCACGTATCACGCCGTGCCAACACTACTTCCACGCACTCTGCCTCCGTAAGTGGCTCTACATCCAGGACACGTGTCCCATGTGCCACCAGAAGGTGTACATTGAGGAGGAGGCCCGGGACAGGGTGCCCTTCAACAACAACGGCTACGTGGCGCCAGATGGGGACCTGGGCCAGTTTGCAGAGCCCGACGGGGCAGAGGCCGCAGCAGCCGCAGGTGGGCCTGAGCATGAGAATGAACTACTGGAGGATAATGACAGTATTGAGTATGACGAGGATGAGTGGGGGACAGAGAACGGTGAAACGCCCATAGAGGAAGACTATATTAATGATGACACAGACTCTAACGGGGACTGA
- the rnf139 gene encoding E3 ubiquitin-protein ligase RNF139 isoform X2, which yields MASANVRIGQQALTVLDVAFRVPCIFIIDAIFNSYYDPGSGWAGTAGKILIRVMGIMVSSVVLVLSQKALFKFYTLFFAVLLGVVAILINYYAISHIDFYSAYYKAALGFRLLPRNGPTLWLGMAVVQLLFGMGYVVLLNIQSVFAALVVLDIMIPLWGLIIELPVDVRQLLAVASGLALALNTAVCLALKLKWFYYSCRYVYLLVRHMYRIYGLQLLVEDTWKRIRFPDVLRVFWLTRMTAQAIILVYVVKVVRHESGEHSYLTWDVFWDLFSNLIISGCDSTLTVLGMSAVISSIAHYLGLSILAFIGSTEEEDKRLGFVAPVLFFILALQTGLSGLDPEERLVRLSRNMCLLLTAILHFIHGMTDPVLMSLSASHVSSFRRHFPVLLVSLCLFVLPIVLSYTLWHRYALNTWLFAVTAFCVELCLKVVVSLTVYALFMVDGYYNVLWEKLDDYVYCVRSTGSVIEFVFGVIMFGNGAYTMMFEAGSKIRACMMCLHAYFNIYLQAKNGWKTFINRRTAVKKINSLPEVKGGRLRDIEDVCAICYQEFATSARITPCQHYFHALCLRKWLYIQDTCPMCHQKVYIEEEARDRVPFNNNGYVAPDGDLGQFAEPDGAEAAAAAGMLLVVCLLFC from the exons ATGGCCTCAGCTAATGTCCGAATTGGCCAACAAGCCTTGACCGTGCTGGATGTGGCATTTCGAGTCCCTTGCATCTTTATTATCGACGCCATTTTTAACTCTTACTATGATCCTGGGTCAGGATGGGCCGGAACAGCGGGCAAGATTTTAATCCGAGTAATGG GTATCATGGTCTCCAGTGTGGTCCTGGTGTTGTCACAGAAGGCCCTATTCAAGTTCTACACGCTATTCTTCGCTGTGCTCCTGGGAGTGGTGGCCATTCTTATCAACTACTATGCCATATCTCACATAGACTTCTACAGCGCCTACTACAAAGCAGCGCTGGGCTTTAGACTCCTACCACGAAACGGGCCCACCCTATGGTTGGGCATGGCTGTGGTGCAACTCCTTTTTGGCATGGGCTATGTGGTGCTGCTAAACATTCAGTCTGTGTTTGCTGCTCTTGTGGTCCTGGATATCATGATTCCGCTCTGGGGGCTCATCATCGAGCTTCCCGTGGACGTACGGCAACTGCTAGCGGTGGCCTCTGGCCTGGCTCTGGCTCTGAACACGGCTGTGTGCCTGGCCCTTAAGCTCAAGTGGTTCTACTACTCCTGCCGCTACGTCTACCTGCTGGTGCGCCACATGTACCGCATCTACGGGCTGCAGCTTCTGGTGGAGGACACCTGGAAGAGGATCCGCTTCCCGGACGTGCTGCGTGTCTTCTGGCTCACACGCATGACAGCGCAGGCCATCATCCTGGTCTACGTAGTCAAGGTGGTGCGGCACGAGAGCGGCGAACACAGCTACCTGACGTGGGACGTATTCTGGGACCTGTTCAGCAACCTCATCATCAGCGGCTGCGACTCTACACTGACCGTGTTGGGCATGAGTGCCGTCATCTCCTCCATCGCCCACTACCTGGGCCTCAGCATCCTGGCATTCATCGGCTCCACCGAGGAAGAGGACAAGCGGCTGGGCTTTGTGGCACCCGTTCTTTTCTTCATCCTGGCCCTGCAAACGGGCCTGAGTGGTCTGGACCCTGAGGAACGGCTGGTGCGGCTCAGCCGCAATATGTGCCTTCTGCTGACTGCCATCCTCCACTTCATCCATGGCATGACTGACCCCGTGCTCATGTCGCTGAGTGCCTCGCACGTCTCCTCCTTCCGCCGCCACTTCCCAGTCCTGCTGGTGTCGCTCTGCCTCTTTGTGCTGCCCATTGTGCTCAGCTACACTCTGTGGCACCGCTACGCCCTCAACACCTGGCTGTTCGCCGTCACGGCCTTCTGCGTGGAGCTCTGCCTCAAGGTGGTGGTGTCGCTGACGGTCTACGCCCTCTTTATGGTGGATGGCTACTACAACGTGCTGTGGGAGAAGCTGGACGACTACGTCTACTGCGTGCGCTCCACGGGCAGCGTCATCGAGTTTGTCTTTGGCGTCATCATGTTTGGCAACGGCGCCTACACCATGATGTTCGAGGCGGGCAGCAAGATCCGCGCCTGCATGATGTGCCTCCACGCCTACTTCAACATCTACCTGCAGGCCAAGAACGGCTGGAAGACCTTCATCAACCGCCGTACGGCTGTCAAGAAGATCAACTCCCTGCCGGAGGTGAAGGGTGGACGGCTGCGCGACATTGAGGACGTCTGCGCCATATGCTACCAGGAGTTTGCCACGTCGGCACGTATCACGCCGTGCCAACACTACTTCCACGCACTCTGCCTCCGTAAGTGGCTCTACATCCAGGACACGTGTCCCATGTGCCACCAGAAGGTGTACATTGAGGAGGAGGCCCGGGACAGGGTGCCCTTCAACAACAACGGCTACGTGGCGCCAGATGGGGACCTGGGCCAGTTTGCAGAGCCCGACGGGGCAGAGGCCGCAGCAGCCGCAG GGATGCTGTTGGTCGTGTGTTTGCTGTTTTGCTGA